A portion of the Streptomyces erythrochromogenes genome contains these proteins:
- a CDS encoding GNAT family N-acetyltransferase: MTIEVRPASVIEDVRTLLGPKSPEANVCWCLSYRVPSKLNNELRGPARGEYVAELCRSATPPGVIAYEDGEPVGWAAVAPRADTSFARSRTIPHVDDLPVWSLWCIRVRPGHRKKGISHTLIAGAVEFARAHGAPAVEAYPLDNGEARADLTMAYAGLRKNFERAGFVHAADTTSVLAGHPRVLMRLDLR, encoded by the coding sequence ATGACCATCGAAGTCCGCCCCGCATCGGTCATCGAGGACGTGCGTACCCTGCTCGGCCCGAAGTCCCCCGAGGCCAACGTCTGCTGGTGCCTCAGCTACCGCGTCCCCTCGAAGCTCAACAACGAACTGCGCGGTCCGGCCCGGGGCGAGTACGTCGCCGAGCTGTGCCGCAGCGCAACCCCTCCGGGAGTCATCGCCTACGAGGACGGCGAGCCCGTCGGCTGGGCGGCCGTGGCTCCGCGCGCGGACACCTCGTTCGCCCGCAGCCGCACGATCCCGCACGTCGACGACCTGCCGGTCTGGTCGCTGTGGTGCATCCGGGTACGCCCCGGCCACCGGAAGAAGGGCATCTCGCACACCCTCATCGCCGGCGCGGTCGAGTTCGCCCGCGCCCACGGCGCACCCGCGGTCGAGGCCTACCCCCTCGACAACGGGGAGGCCCGGGCCGACCTGACGATGGCGTACGCGGGTCTGCGGAAGAACTTCGAACGCGCCGGCTTCGTGCACGCCGCCGACACCACCTCCGTACTGGCCGGTCACCCCCGGGTCCTGATGCGCCTCGACCTGCGCTGA
- a CDS encoding DUF742 domain-containing protein, with protein sequence MRPYTASGGRTRPGIALDLLSRMTATGVRPRVPLGAEHTLALRLCAGAAAVTVAELAGQLRLPAAVVKVLLSDLMDYGAVMAQSPRFPGGGSFAADDQSLLLAVLDGLRKRL encoded by the coding sequence ATGCGGCCGTACACCGCCAGCGGCGGTCGGACCAGACCGGGCATCGCGCTCGACCTGCTGTCGCGGATGACCGCGACCGGCGTGCGCCCGCGTGTGCCGCTCGGCGCCGAGCACACCCTCGCGCTGCGCTTGTGCGCCGGCGCGGCGGCGGTCACCGTCGCCGAGCTGGCGGGCCAGCTGCGGCTCCCCGCCGCGGTGGTCAAGGTGCTGCTGTCCGATCTCATGGATTACGGGGCCGTGATGGCGCAGTCGCCGCGGTTCCCGGGCGGAGGGTCGTTCGCCGCCGATGACCAGTCCCTCCTCCTGGCGGTGCTCGATGGCCTACGCAAACGACTGTGA
- a CDS encoding ATP-binding protein has product MSGLRAARHAPSRHAVTGPGRQLRPQLVRAALLPTLAAALSGAAAVIFTLQLGGGAGDRDARLWPVLTGCALLAAGALAAALLGAQRAAKAVRDRCEALRRSSVRGRQELRTAADRLERGEAPPRPVRGGPNAPLTGGDPAGVDEFWLLSQELRGAREQAHTTLVRLAAPAAPAAPSDSERKVEVFVNLARRLQSLVHREISLLDDLEDTVEDPDLLRDLFHVDHLATRIRRHAENLAVLGGAASRRQWSRPIDLSEVLRSSVAEVEQYTRVKVVPPAGGSVRGHAVADVVHLLAELVENATVFSAPDTDVVLRAERVTAGIAVEVEDRGLGMPAEEQHRMNALLGDPDQVSVRSLLADGRIGLYVVSALARRHGIAVELKSNIYGGVLAVLVLPQELLGAAEAADAAGGSRVTPPLEPARMPLPRRAGPTVPGPRPEPAPTPWPDSWNATTTVTGGAPPARPGAAPGPAPDAWPPPGGAPSPEPGTWAEPAAEVQAAGGPSGPGSDSAADAWSVPSGDPGTGADAQPGSGPCPGAAADAWSAPGGGASGGPWAAARSGAVEDARPGARVGESGGPAGGERPVLPRRSAQQHLAPQLREAPAPRRPADAEQPVHDPGLMAAFQRGFGLAQSENQV; this is encoded by the coding sequence ATGTCCGGACTCCGCGCCGCCCGCCACGCCCCGTCGAGACACGCCGTCACCGGTCCCGGCCGGCAGTTACGCCCCCAGCTGGTGCGGGCCGCCCTCCTGCCCACGCTGGCGGCGGCGCTCAGCGGCGCGGCAGCGGTGATCTTCACCCTCCAGCTCGGCGGCGGGGCCGGCGACCGCGACGCCCGGCTCTGGCCGGTGCTCACGGGCTGCGCCCTGCTCGCGGCCGGCGCCCTCGCCGCGGCACTGCTCGGAGCGCAGCGTGCGGCCAAGGCCGTACGGGACCGGTGCGAGGCGCTGCGCCGCTCCAGCGTGCGCGGCCGCCAGGAGCTCCGGACGGCCGCCGACCGGCTGGAGCGCGGCGAGGCCCCGCCGCGGCCGGTCCGGGGCGGGCCGAACGCACCGCTCACCGGGGGCGACCCGGCCGGCGTGGACGAGTTCTGGCTGCTCTCCCAGGAACTGCGCGGCGCCCGCGAACAGGCCCACACGACCCTGGTACGGCTGGCCGCACCGGCCGCACCGGCCGCCCCGTCCGACAGCGAGCGCAAGGTCGAGGTCTTCGTCAACCTCGCGCGCCGGCTCCAGTCCCTGGTCCACCGCGAGATCTCGCTGCTGGACGACCTGGAGGACACGGTCGAGGACCCGGACCTGCTCAGGGACCTCTTCCACGTCGACCACCTCGCCACCCGGATCCGCCGCCACGCCGAGAACCTCGCGGTGCTGGGCGGCGCGGCCTCGCGCCGCCAGTGGAGCCGGCCGATCGACCTGAGCGAGGTGCTCCGCTCCTCGGTCGCGGAGGTCGAGCAGTACACGCGGGTCAAGGTCGTGCCGCCGGCGGGCGGAAGCGTACGCGGACACGCCGTCGCCGACGTGGTGCACCTGCTGGCCGAACTCGTCGAGAACGCCACGGTGTTCTCCGCCCCCGACACCGACGTGGTGCTGCGCGCCGAGCGGGTCACCGCCGGCATCGCGGTCGAGGTGGAGGACCGGGGACTGGGCATGCCGGCCGAGGAGCAGCACCGGATGAACGCCCTGCTCGGGGACCCCGACCAGGTCAGCGTCCGGAGCCTGCTCGCGGACGGGCGGATCGGCCTGTACGTCGTCTCGGCGCTGGCCCGGCGGCACGGGATCGCCGTCGAGCTCAAGTCGAACATCTACGGCGGCGTCCTCGCGGTGCTGGTGCTTCCGCAGGAGCTGCTGGGCGCTGCCGAGGCGGCCGACGCGGCCGGGGGCTCGCGGGTGACGCCGCCGCTGGAGCCGGCCCGCATGCCGCTGCCCCGCAGGGCGGGCCCGACCGTCCCCGGCCCCCGCCCCGAACCCGCCCCGACCCCCTGGCCGGACTCCTGGAACGCAACCACCACGGTCACCGGCGGCGCACCGCCGGCCCGGCCGGGGGCTGCGCCCGGCCCCGCCCCGGACGCGTGGCCACCACCCGGCGGCGCGCCGTCGCCCGAGCCCGGGACCTGGGCCGAGCCGGCAGCCGAGGTGCAGGCGGCTGGAGGGCCGTCCGGGCCGGGGTCCGACTCTGCGGCGGATGCCTGGTCCGTGCCGTCAGGCGACCCCGGCACCGGGGCGGATGCGCAACCGGGGAGCGGGCCGTGCCCCGGGGCGGCGGCCGATGCCTGGTCCGCTCCCGGAGGAGGAGCGTCGGGCGGGCCATGGGCGGCAGCCCGGTCCGGGGCCGTGGAGGATGCCCGGCCGGGGGCTCGGGTGGGGGAGTCCGGCGGGCCCGCCGGAGGCGAGCGGCCCGTGCTGCCCCGGCGCAGCGCCCAGCAGCACCTCGCGCCCCAGCTGCGCGAGGCACCCGCCCCGCGGCGCCCTGCGGACGCCGAGCAACCCGTGCACGACCCTGGCCTCATGGCCGCCTTCCAGCGGGGCTTCGGCCTCGCGCAGTCGGAGAACCAGGTATGA
- a CDS encoding GTP-binding protein, protein MAYANDCDAPVTLKVLVAGGFGAGKTTFVGAVSEIEPLSTEELLSDLGAGADPLHGVEAKTTTTVALDFGRITLDDRHVLYLFGTPGQHRFWFLWEELCAGALGAVVLADTRRLADCFPAVDFFERRGIGFIVAVNEFDSCHRYTPEEVRDAVGLGPEVPVVRCDARLTGSGTVTLASLVRHLLCTSAARSMSTTSTPLSTDSGET, encoded by the coding sequence ATGGCCTACGCAAACGACTGTGACGCCCCCGTGACGCTGAAGGTGCTGGTCGCGGGGGGTTTCGGGGCGGGGAAGACCACCTTCGTGGGCGCGGTGAGCGAGATCGAGCCGCTGAGCACGGAGGAACTGCTCAGCGACCTCGGCGCCGGCGCCGACCCGCTGCACGGGGTCGAGGCCAAGACCACCACGACCGTCGCGCTCGACTTCGGCCGGATCACCCTGGATGACCGCCACGTGCTCTACCTCTTCGGTACGCCCGGCCAGCACCGTTTCTGGTTCCTGTGGGAGGAGCTGTGCGCGGGCGCGCTCGGCGCCGTGGTGCTCGCGGACACCCGCCGCCTCGCGGACTGCTTCCCGGCCGTTGACTTCTTCGAGCGGCGCGGCATCGGCTTCATCGTCGCCGTCAACGAGTTCGACAGCTGCCACCGCTACACGCCCGAGGAGGTCCGGGACGCGGTGGGACTGGGGCCCGAGGTGCCCGTCGTACGGTGCGACGCGCGCCTGACCGGCTCCGGGACGGTGACGCTGGCCTCCCTGGTCCGTCACCTGCTGTGCACGTCCGCGGCGCGATCGATGTCGACGACATCAACGCCACTGTCAACAGACTCGGGGGAAACGTGA
- a CDS encoding carotenoid oxygenase family protein, whose translation MTTAKPPYLTGHFTPVAEEVTATGLTVEGTIPPELSGRLLRNSHNPKPGITPTHWFKGSGMIHGIRVRDGRAEWYRNRWVHTPALDGAPYMTEHGPDLAASTAGTHIIEHAGRLLALCEANLPYELSPELDTIGPHDFDGKLRTAMTAHPKEDPVTGELHFFGSSPFPPYLTYHVADTTGTLVHTAEVPGATGALKHDFALTRRHIVFIEGNVTFDPTEHSGIPYGWNDQQPSRIGVMPRGTDGHHHIRWYSIEPGNMLHVSNAYEDGQGRIVLEGPTVDREGFHLSWNWWTGTPGRGSEPVSRSYTRRWTIDMHAHTVDEHIIDDLPVEFPTLNEDYLGTENRYQYAIAFPDENGLGGYGLVKYDRTTGARRIHQTGDARLPSEAVYVPAHNATNEDDGYLLTVVSDLKQDASQLLVLDATGLGTIATIHLPHRVTAGLHGSWIPDTPHNAA comes from the coding sequence ATGACGACCGCGAAGCCGCCTTACCTGACCGGCCATTTCACCCCCGTCGCCGAGGAGGTCACCGCCACCGGCCTCACTGTCGAGGGCACCATCCCGCCCGAACTGTCCGGCCGGCTCCTGCGCAACAGCCACAACCCCAAACCCGGCATCACCCCCACCCACTGGTTCAAGGGCAGCGGCATGATCCACGGCATCCGCGTGCGAGACGGACGAGCCGAGTGGTACCGCAACCGCTGGGTCCACACCCCCGCCCTCGACGGCGCCCCCTACATGACCGAACACGGCCCCGACCTCGCCGCCAGCACCGCCGGCACCCACATCATCGAACACGCCGGCCGCCTCCTCGCCCTCTGCGAAGCCAACCTCCCCTACGAACTCAGCCCCGAACTCGACACCATCGGCCCCCACGACTTCGACGGCAAACTCCGCACCGCCATGACCGCCCACCCCAAGGAAGACCCCGTCACCGGAGAACTCCACTTCTTCGGTTCCTCCCCCTTCCCCCCCTACCTCACCTACCACGTCGCCGACACCACCGGCACCCTCGTCCACACCGCCGAAGTCCCCGGAGCCACCGGCGCCCTCAAACACGACTTCGCCCTCACCCGCCGCCACATCGTCTTCATCGAAGGCAACGTCACCTTCGACCCCACCGAACACTCCGGCATCCCCTACGGCTGGAACGACCAACAGCCCTCCCGCATCGGCGTCATGCCCCGCGGCACCGACGGACACCACCACATCCGCTGGTACTCCATCGAACCCGGCAACATGCTCCACGTCTCCAACGCCTACGAAGACGGCCAGGGCCGCATCGTCCTGGAAGGCCCCACCGTCGACCGCGAAGGCTTCCACCTCTCCTGGAACTGGTGGACAGGCACCCCCGGCCGCGGCAGCGAACCCGTCTCCCGCTCCTACACCCGCCGCTGGACCATCGACATGCACGCCCACACCGTCGACGAACACATCATCGACGACCTCCCCGTCGAGTTCCCCACCCTCAACGAGGACTACCTCGGCACCGAGAACCGCTACCAGTACGCCATCGCCTTCCCCGACGAAAACGGCCTCGGCGGCTACGGCCTCGTCAAATACGACCGCACCACCGGCGCCCGCCGCATCCACCAGACCGGCGACGCACGCCTGCCAAGCGAAGCCGTCTACGTCCCCGCCCACAACGCCACCAACGAAGACGACGGCTACCTCCTCACCGTCGTTTCCGACCTCAAACAGGACGCCTCACAACTCCTCGTCCTCGACGCCACCGGCCTGGGCACCATCGCCACCATCCACCTCCCCCACCGCGTCACCGCCGGCCTCCACGGCTCCTGGATCCCCGACACGCCTCACAACGCGGCCTGA
- a CDS encoding cytochrome P450, cyclodipeptide synthase-associated, producing the protein MPLANPPFSVLSDEFAAAPHHFYARLREQAPVHYEPAIDSYFLSRHQDVKRVLTDHGAFTTEMLQVRAEPVMRGRVLAQMTGAEHTAKRKIVVRGFTGSALQDQMRAIHTNAAELMAPFLPRGRVDLVNDFGKPFAVHVALDVLGLDRADWQQVADWHAGVAEFVTSLTLTPERRRHCLDCAERLEAHLAPVIRQRRSRPGEDLISKLCTAEFDGVTMSDRDVTALIINVLVAAAEPADKTIALLFKHLIDHPGQMAQVCRDPDLLAAAIAETLRFTPPVQLIPRQTQESAVFAGTTVPAGATVFCMIGAANRDPAAFADPDAFDIHRADLGTARSFTAAAQHLAFGTGLHQCVGAAFARAEIETVAALLLPLLDGVRYSPGFRYRETGLYTRGPVSLSLDFTPVHPSGTRRG; encoded by the coding sequence ATGCCCCTGGCAAATCCGCCCTTCAGTGTGCTGTCCGACGAGTTCGCCGCCGCGCCCCACCACTTCTACGCCCGGCTGAGGGAGCAGGCTCCGGTGCACTACGAGCCGGCGATCGACAGCTACTTCCTCTCCCGCCACCAGGACGTGAAGCGGGTGCTGACCGACCACGGGGCGTTCACCACCGAGATGCTCCAGGTGCGCGCCGAACCCGTGATGCGCGGGCGGGTCCTCGCCCAGATGACCGGCGCCGAGCACACCGCCAAGCGGAAGATCGTCGTACGCGGGTTCACCGGCTCCGCCCTCCAGGACCAGATGCGCGCCATCCACACCAACGCCGCCGAACTCATGGCCCCGTTCCTCCCGCGGGGCCGGGTGGACCTGGTCAACGACTTCGGCAAGCCGTTCGCGGTCCACGTGGCCCTGGACGTCCTCGGCCTGGACAGAGCCGACTGGCAACAGGTGGCCGACTGGCACGCCGGGGTCGCCGAGTTCGTCACCAGCCTGACCCTCACCCCTGAGCGCCGCCGGCACTGCCTGGACTGCGCGGAGCGGTTGGAGGCCCATCTGGCCCCCGTGATCCGGCAGCGGCGCAGCCGGCCCGGCGAGGACCTGATATCGAAGCTGTGCACCGCCGAGTTCGACGGGGTCACCATGAGCGACCGCGATGTCACCGCCCTGATCATCAACGTGCTGGTCGCGGCCGCCGAGCCCGCGGACAAGACCATCGCCCTGCTCTTCAAGCACCTGATCGACCATCCCGGGCAGATGGCGCAGGTCTGCCGGGACCCGGACCTGCTGGCCGCCGCGATCGCCGAGACCCTGCGCTTCACCCCGCCCGTCCAGCTCATCCCCCGCCAGACGCAGGAGAGCGCCGTGTTCGCGGGCACCACCGTCCCGGCGGGTGCGACCGTCTTCTGCATGATCGGCGCGGCCAACCGCGATCCTGCCGCGTTCGCCGATCCGGACGCCTTCGACATCCACCGTGCGGACCTGGGCACGGCCCGCTCGTTCACCGCGGCCGCCCAGCACCTGGCGTTCGGTACCGGGCTCCACCAGTGCGTCGGCGCGGCCTTCGCGCGGGCCGAGATCGAGACCGTCGCCGCCCTGCTCCTGCCCCTGCTGGACGGGGTCCGCTACAGCCCCGGGTTCCGCTACCGGGAGACCGGCTTGTACACACGGGGCCCGGTCTCCCTGTCGCTGGACTTCACTCCCGTCCACCCAAGTGGAACGCGCCGTGGCTGA
- a CDS encoding P-loop NTPase family protein: MASVGERLSRARVQAFIGREEELGLFGEALAGDAQAPFAFYVCGPGGIGKSTLLRRLADHARAAGRLLVELDGRFVSRDPIDFEHAAGPFLDVPGTVLFVDSFDHCQWLESWLWHHFLPRAAEDTLVVLAGRRAPQPQWTADPAWSGLLRVTELEPFSEDQARSLLVAAQIRPELRDRVLRFAGGNPLALSLAAAAGSAGCAREEIWAPSADVLRTLLAGLVGEVPTAAHRRALEVAAQAHSTSEELLSSVLPGEDAHLLFSWLRDLPFMESTHRGLHPHDAARETLAADLRWRAPNAFEAIRARLADEYLRILREAPEERVWTVTDELFYLFREGETLSRLRTWSRDEEMHDRPLHPEDMDVVLRMAEETEGPASAELVRYWARRQPQAFSVYRLVSTGRIVAFTARLALPAPPDPEDLAADPVVAAAWRYTAATAPVSPGEHIGISRFSVYPERYQVPSRVIDLSSSRAQAEAARARGRAFGFAVFQDAEAWAERVKGTLRDTGERPRVGEHTYGVFGVDWREVPVERWLFHFISAPEVPVPAGPAAVSRTAFDQAVREALAHWRDPSAFAACALMRTRLAADLGDPVEELRTLLRRTVDDLARDPRGVRAREALTTGYFSGVPTQEGAARRLGLPYGTYRRHLRQGLDLLCEALWELELRGPRP, translated from the coding sequence ATGGCGTCCGTAGGGGAAAGACTCAGCCGGGCCCGGGTGCAGGCCTTCATCGGCCGGGAGGAGGAACTCGGGCTCTTCGGCGAGGCGTTGGCCGGCGATGCGCAGGCTCCGTTCGCGTTCTACGTGTGCGGGCCGGGCGGTATCGGGAAGTCCACGCTGCTGAGGCGGCTGGCCGACCACGCCCGCGCGGCGGGCCGACTGCTCGTCGAACTCGACGGCCGGTTCGTCAGCCGGGACCCGATCGATTTCGAGCATGCCGCCGGACCGTTCCTCGACGTCCCGGGCACGGTCCTGTTCGTGGACTCCTTCGACCACTGCCAGTGGCTGGAGAGCTGGCTGTGGCACCACTTCCTGCCCCGCGCCGCGGAGGACACCCTGGTCGTGCTGGCCGGACGGCGCGCTCCGCAGCCCCAGTGGACCGCCGACCCGGCCTGGTCCGGGCTCCTGCGCGTGACCGAACTGGAGCCGTTCTCCGAGGACCAGGCCCGCAGCCTGCTGGTGGCGGCGCAGATCCGGCCCGAACTGCGCGACCGGGTGCTGCGCTTCGCCGGCGGCAACCCGCTGGCCCTGTCCCTCGCCGCCGCGGCGGGATCGGCGGGCTGCGCCCGGGAGGAGATCTGGGCCCCGTCGGCGGACGTCCTGCGCACCCTGCTGGCGGGGCTGGTCGGCGAGGTCCCCACGGCCGCCCACCGCCGCGCCCTGGAGGTGGCGGCCCAGGCGCACTCGACGTCCGAGGAACTGCTGTCCTCCGTACTGCCCGGAGAGGACGCCCACCTGCTGTTCTCCTGGCTGAGGGACCTGCCCTTCATGGAGTCCACGCACCGGGGTCTCCACCCGCACGACGCCGCCCGCGAGACGCTCGCCGCCGACCTGCGCTGGCGCGCGCCCAACGCGTTCGAGGCGATCCGGGCGCGCCTGGCGGACGAATACCTGCGCATCCTGCGCGAGGCGCCCGAGGAGCGGGTGTGGACCGTCACCGACGAGCTCTTCTACCTGTTCCGGGAGGGCGAGACCCTGTCCCGGCTGCGCACCTGGTCCCGCGACGAGGAGATGCACGACCGTCCGCTGCACCCGGAGGACATGGACGTCGTCCTGCGGATGGCCGAGGAGACCGAGGGGCCCGCCTCGGCGGAACTGGTCCGCTACTGGGCGCGGCGCCAGCCGCAGGCCTTCAGCGTCTACCGTCTCGTGAGCACGGGCCGGATCGTCGCCTTCACGGCCCGGCTCGCCCTGCCGGCCCCTCCCGACCCCGAGGACCTCGCCGCCGATCCCGTGGTCGCGGCCGCGTGGCGGTACACCGCTGCCACCGCCCCGGTGAGCCCCGGCGAGCACATCGGGATCAGCAGGTTCTCGGTCTACCCCGAGCGCTACCAGGTACCCTCGCGGGTCATCGACCTGAGCAGCTCACGGGCCCAGGCGGAGGCGGCCAGGGCCCGTGGCCGCGCCTTCGGCTTCGCCGTCTTCCAGGACGCCGAAGCCTGGGCCGAGCGGGTCAAGGGCACCCTGCGCGACACCGGGGAGCGCCCCCGGGTCGGCGAGCACACCTACGGGGTGTTCGGCGTCGACTGGCGCGAGGTCCCCGTGGAGAGGTGGCTCTTCCACTTCATATCGGCCCCCGAGGTACCGGTCCCCGCCGGGCCGGCGGCCGTCTCGCGCACCGCCTTCGACCAGGCCGTGCGCGAAGCGCTGGCGCACTGGCGCGACCCGAGCGCCTTCGCCGCCTGCGCCCTGATGCGCACGCGGCTCGCCGCCGACCTCGGGGATCCCGTCGAGGAGCTGCGCACGCTGCTGCGCCGGACCGTCGACGACCTCGCCCGTGACCCGCGCGGGGTGCGCGCCCGCGAGGCCCTGACGACGGGGTACTTCTCCGGTGTGCCGACCCAGGAGGGCGCGGCCCGCCGCCTCGGCCTCCCGTACGGCACCTACCGCCGCCATCTGCGCCAGGGCCTGGACCTGCTCTGCGAAGCCCTGTGGGAACTGGAGCTGCGGGGCCCGCGCCCGTAG
- a CDS encoding MmcQ/YjbR family DNA-binding protein, whose protein sequence is MATTVQDVRLIALSLPDSSEKPAWGMPTFRVGGKIFAALADDDTSIGVKCPKEERAELIAAEPEKFFMRAGHDDNYAWIRVRLAAVQDEAELRSILTDSWLQAAPKRLVAAHPELTAGTA, encoded by the coding sequence ATGGCCACCACCGTGCAGGACGTCCGCCTGATCGCACTGTCCCTCCCGGACAGCAGCGAGAAACCGGCATGGGGCATGCCGACCTTCCGGGTGGGCGGGAAGATCTTCGCCGCCCTCGCCGACGACGACACCTCGATCGGGGTGAAATGTCCCAAGGAGGAACGGGCCGAGCTGATCGCGGCGGAGCCGGAGAAGTTCTTCATGCGTGCAGGTCACGACGACAACTACGCCTGGATCCGGGTCCGCCTTGCGGCGGTGCAGGACGAGGCCGAGCTGCGCTCGATCCTGACCGACTCCTGGCTCCAGGCGGCCCCGAAACGCCTGGTCGCGGCCCATCCGGAGCTGACGGCAGGCACCGCCTGA
- a CDS encoding nuclear transport factor 2 family protein, which translates to MTSTDITRAINDLLFTPGLDLGEAVERHFTPDYRQRTDGVWSDRASFVQHMTRLRSLVRSGDIEVHDELRDGPRYADRHTVTLTQHNGRTSRTEVYLFAQMAPDGRFQCVEETTLLVTGHPDDGNLGSVK; encoded by the coding sequence ATGACATCGACCGACATCACCAGAGCCATCAACGACCTGCTGTTCACCCCCGGCCTCGACCTCGGCGAAGCCGTCGAGCGGCACTTCACCCCCGACTACCGCCAGCGCACCGACGGCGTGTGGAGCGACCGGGCCTCCTTCGTCCAGCACATGACGCGTCTGCGCTCCCTGGTCCGCAGCGGGGACATCGAGGTCCACGACGAGCTCCGCGACGGGCCGCGCTACGCCGACCGCCACACCGTCACCCTCACCCAGCACAACGGACGCACCTCCCGCACCGAGGTCTACCTCTTCGCACAGATGGCCCCCGACGGCCGGTTCCAGTGCGTCGAGGAGACCACCCTCCTGGTCACCGGCCACCCCGACGACGGGAACCTCGGCAGCGTCAAGTGA
- a CDS encoding roadblock/LC7 domain-containing protein, protein MSGEMATKTGGRLSDLDWLLSGLVQRVPYTRSAVLLTADGLVTCVHGMDPDSADHMAALASGLYSLGRSAGARFSEGAEVRQVVVELDTALVFVSAAGSGTCLAVLADREADAGVLGYEMAMLVKSVRPYLAAAPRRPAANVER, encoded by the coding sequence ATGAGCGGCGAAATGGCAACGAAGACCGGTGGCCGGCTCTCGGATCTCGACTGGCTGCTCAGCGGCCTGGTCCAACGCGTGCCCTACACCCGCAGTGCCGTACTGCTCACCGCCGACGGGCTCGTGACCTGCGTACACGGCATGGACCCCGACAGCGCCGACCACATGGCGGCCCTCGCCTCCGGCCTCTACTCGCTGGGCCGCAGCGCCGGCGCCCGCTTCAGCGAAGGGGCGGAGGTACGGCAGGTCGTCGTCGAGCTCGACACCGCGCTCGTCTTCGTGTCCGCGGCCGGATCCGGGACCTGCCTGGCCGTCCTCGCCGACCGGGAGGCCGACGCCGGCGTCCTCGGCTATGAGATGGCGATGCTGGTCAAGAGCGTCCGCCCGTACCTCGCGGCCGCGCCCCGGCGGCCCGCCGCGAACGTGGAGCGATGA
- a CDS encoding GAF domain-containing protein, which translates to MLYYESTGHLLLTPVDREAPARTVRLRELGLGERVDTELDAFARRVADVLDAPYTGVNFVGEERQFFAGLHRAPDAPESGYPARVLARDHGYCPHVVVRRRALVLEDVRDFARFAGNAVVDESGVRSYLGAPLTDRRGIVLGTVCAVDVVPRRWGTEGLATAKELAAELVALLHEREDRRA; encoded by the coding sequence ATGCTCTACTACGAATCGACCGGACACCTGCTGCTCACGCCTGTGGACCGGGAGGCCCCCGCGCGAACCGTCCGGCTGCGCGAACTGGGGCTGGGGGAGCGGGTGGACACCGAACTGGACGCCTTCGCGCGGCGCGTCGCGGACGTCCTCGACGCCCCGTACACGGGGGTGAACTTCGTCGGCGAGGAACGCCAGTTCTTCGCGGGCCTGCACCGCGCGCCCGACGCTCCCGAGAGCGGCTACCCGGCGCGGGTCCTGGCCCGCGACCACGGCTACTGCCCGCACGTGGTGGTGCGCAGGCGCGCGCTGGTACTGGAGGACGTGCGGGACTTCGCCCGGTTCGCCGGCAACGCCGTAGTGGACGAGAGCGGGGTCCGTTCCTACCTGGGGGCACCGCTGACCGACCGGCGCGGGATCGTCCTGGGCACGGTGTGCGCGGTGGACGTGGTGCCGCGGCGGTGGGGGACGGAGGGGCTCGCCACCGCGAAGGAGCTGGCGGCGGAGCTGGTGGCGCTGCTGCACGAGCGGGAGGACCGGCGCGCGTGA